Proteins encoded in a region of the Paucibacter sediminis genome:
- a CDS encoding acyl-CoA dehydrogenase family protein has product MHLKHLEWPFFDDKHRQLAGELDAWCAAHLHAGHGHDIDAECRSLVKTLGEGGWLKHAIAGQALGGAAEVIDTRAICLLRETLARYNGLADFAFAMQGLGSGAISLAGTDAQRERYLPRVARGEALAAFALSEPEAGSDVAAMQCSAVEDGDAYVLNGEKTWISNGGIADFYVLFARTGEAAGSRGISAFIVDAGLPGFEIAERIEVIAPHPLARLKFTNCRVAKSQLIGAPGEGFKVAMRTLDVFRTSVAAASLGFARRALQEGLQQARERKMFGATLADLPLTQAKLADMACTVDSSALLVYRAAWQRDQGQTVTREAAMAKLMATEGAQRVIDAAVQLFGGRGVKSGEMVESLYREIRALRIYEGASEVQQLIIGRDLLKNNG; this is encoded by the coding sequence ATGCATCTCAAACACCTTGAATGGCCCTTCTTCGACGACAAGCATCGTCAACTCGCCGGTGAGCTCGACGCCTGGTGTGCTGCCCATCTGCATGCCGGCCATGGTCATGACATCGATGCGGAATGCCGTTCCCTGGTCAAGACCCTGGGCGAGGGCGGCTGGCTCAAGCATGCGATCGCCGGCCAGGCCCTGGGCGGCGCGGCCGAGGTGATCGACACCCGCGCCATCTGCCTCTTGCGCGAGACCCTGGCGCGCTACAACGGGCTGGCCGACTTCGCCTTCGCGATGCAGGGCCTGGGCTCGGGTGCGATCTCGCTGGCTGGCACGGACGCGCAGCGTGAACGCTATCTGCCGCGCGTGGCGCGCGGCGAGGCGCTGGCCGCGTTTGCGCTCTCCGAACCCGAGGCGGGCTCGGATGTGGCTGCGATGCAGTGCAGCGCCGTCGAGGACGGCGATGCCTATGTGCTGAACGGCGAGAAGACCTGGATCTCCAACGGCGGCATCGCGGACTTCTACGTGCTGTTTGCCCGCACGGGGGAAGCTGCGGGGTCGCGTGGGATCAGCGCCTTCATCGTCGATGCCGGGCTGCCGGGCTTCGAGATCGCCGAGCGCATCGAAGTGATCGCCCCGCATCCGCTGGCGCGCCTGAAGTTCACGAATTGCCGGGTGGCCAAGAGCCAGCTGATTGGCGCGCCGGGCGAGGGCTTCAAGGTGGCGATGCGCACGCTGGACGTGTTCCGCACCTCGGTGGCCGCGGCCTCGCTGGGCTTTGCGCGCCGCGCCCTGCAGGAGGGGCTGCAGCAGGCCAGGGAAAGAAAAATGTTCGGCGCCACGCTGGCCGACCTGCCGCTCACCCAGGCCAAGCTGGCCGACATGGCCTGCACGGTGGACAGCTCGGCGCTGCTGGTCTACCGCGCCGCCTGGCAGCGCGACCAGGGCCAGACCGTGACGCGCGAGGCCGCCATGGCCAAGCTGATGGCCACCGAGGGCGCACAGCGCGTCATCGATGCCGCGGTGCAGCTGTTCGGCGGCCGCGGCGTGAAGAGCGGCGAGATGGTCGAGTCGCTCTACCGCGAGATCCGCGCGCTGCGCATCTACGAGGGCGCCAGCGAGGTCCAGCAGCTCATCATCGGACGCGACTTGTTGAAGAACAACGGCTAG